One part of the Terriglobia bacterium genome encodes these proteins:
- a CDS encoding TIGR03435 family protein — protein sequence MHHAFGYHLATGVSIGGACLVLGQAVSPGLAFEAVSIKPNVSGCSSSGTNTPQGRLIATNVTVKQLIMQACRMQDFQVISGPDWIDAERFDLFTT from the coding sequence ATGCATCACGCGTTCGGTTATCACCTCGCCACTGGTGTTTCCATCGGTGGAGCATGTCTGGTTCTCGGGCAGGCAGTATCGCCTGGATTGGCTTTTGAAGCCGTCTCGATCAAGCCTAACGTTTCCGGCTGTTCAAGCTCAGGCACAAATACGCCGCAAGGACGACTCATTGCGACTAACGTCACCGTGAAGCAGTTGATCATGCAGGCTTGCCGTATGCAGGACTTTCAGGTTATCAGCGGTCCGGACTGGATTGACGCGGAGCGGTTCGATTTATTTACAACATGA